GCGACTCCCAGCAGCCGCGAAATCCGCACGAGCAGACCGGACCGGCCGGATCGACCACATGATGCCCAACCTCCGGATGCGCGCCGTCGACCCCGCGGTAAAGCTTGCCATCGAAAACCATTCCACCGCCGATGCCAGTGCCAACGGTTACATAGATCAAACGCGAACGATCCCGCCCGGCACCCCATCCGGCTTCCGCGAGTGCAGCGGCATCGCCGTCATTCTCGAGAGCCACGCGAACATCGAAAATCCGCGCCAGATCGTTCACTGGACTCTTTCCCCGCCACCCGGGCAGAAAATCAACATCACCGAACTCGCCGCGCATGGGATCGACCGGACCCGTGGACCCGATCCCGATGCCGGTGATTTCGACTCCCGCTTGCCGCGCCGTCTCGCGCAACATTCGTGCAATCTCGTCGATGCCCTGCGCGTAGCCATTCGGATCGGTCGGCGCTTGCATGCGGGCGAGCACTTTTCCGCTATCGTCGACGATGCCGACCGCGATTTTCGTTCCGCCGATGTCAACCGCGCCGATCATGCCGCTCCGATCATGCCGCTCCGATCAATGTAAA
Above is a window of Candidatus Sulfotelmatobacter sp. DNA encoding:
- a CDS encoding ROK family protein, whose translation is MIGAVDIGGTKIAVGIVDDSGKVLARMQAPTDPNGYAQGIDEIARMLRETARQAGVEITGIGIGSTGPVDPMRGEFGDVDFLPGWRGKSPVNDLARIFDVRVALENDGDAAALAEAGWGAGRDRSRLIYVTVGTGIGGGMVFDGKLYRGVDGAHPEVGHHVVDPAGPVCSCGFRGCWESLAAGPAMVAWIARHAPAAYLHRPGITARRICELAQEGDEIALQAVEHEAYYLGLGLANLINLFTPDAIVLSGSVMKSAPLFMDRIREVIRGGCRFVPAEKTELTLASLGEDTNLIGAARVWHYRFA